In one Methanobrevibacter arboriphilus genomic region, the following are encoded:
- a CDS encoding AAA family ATPase, which yields MKTVENIFEAVIQQEGTLFKQPEVFTLEYLPEILRFREKQLRAMINHSRTLNNDHAPTNMEITGPYGTGKTTAVKKYFELIENKFNVATAYINCEFDKTENQMLTKIYNKLYKKSVKTGVTTNILKNKIVNYLGKTEKVLVVCLDDYGSNKISGDDIDQINKVMYTLLRAHEIDHKAKISLITITNRRYINFVLSQSVETIFRPVNVNFDAYTLNEINIILSDRCELGFARGVISEEVIYMVAEHAYREGDLRIGIRCLYDAGRNAELVGSSTIGREHLDF from the coding sequence ATGAAAACTGTGGAAAACATATTTGAGGCAGTAATCCAACAAGAAGGAACATTATTTAAACAACCAGAAGTATTTACATTAGAATATTTACCAGAAATATTAAGATTTCGTGAAAAACAATTAAGAGCTATGATCAACCATAGCCGAACATTAAATAATGATCATGCTCCAACCAATATGGAAATTACTGGTCCTTATGGTACTGGTAAAACAACAGCTGTGAAGAAATATTTTGAATTAATAGAAAATAAATTTAATGTAGCAACTGCTTATATTAATTGTGAATTTGATAAAACAGAAAATCAAATGTTGACAAAGATCTATAATAAATTATATAAAAAAAGTGTTAAAACAGGGGTAACAACCAATATTCTTAAAAATAAGATAGTTAACTATCTTGGTAAAACAGAAAAAGTCTTAGTAGTTTGTTTAGATGACTATGGATCAAATAAAATATCTGGCGATGATATTGATCAAATAAACAAAGTTATGTACACTTTACTAAGGGCTCATGAAATAGATCACAAAGCTAAAATCAGCCTAATAACAATCACCAATCGAAGATATATTAACTTTGTATTGTCTCAGAGTGTTGAAACAATATTTAGACCTGTCAATGTTAATTTTGATGCATACACTTTAAATGAAATTAATATTATTTTAAGTGATAGGTGTGAATTAGGTTTTGCTCGAGGTGTAATTAGTGAAGAGGTTATTTATATGGTGGCTGAGCATGCTTATCGTGAAGGGGATCTGAGGATAGGTATAAGATGTTTATATGATGCAGGTCGTAATGCAGAACTTGTGGGTAGTAGTACTATTGGAAGAGAACATTTAGACTTTTAA